One part of the Chryseobacterium mulctrae genome encodes these proteins:
- the hisA gene encoding 1-(5-phosphoribosyl)-5-[(5-phosphoribosylamino)methylideneamino]imidazole-4-carboxamide isomerase, with amino-acid sequence MRIIPAIDIIDGKCVRLSKGDYRTKKIYNENPLEVAKEFESFGIKYLHLVDLDGAKSKHIVNQKVLENIARETSLQIDFGGGLKTIEDIEIAFNSGAKQITIGSIAVQNPEFCFSLIEKYGSEKIILGADCENRKIKTSGWLEESNQDVIDFILGYQKKGIKNVICTDISKDGMLEGASEDLYKEILDKTKIQLIASGGISGIEDVYKMKEIGCSGTIIGKAIYEGRISLKQLESFV; translated from the coding sequence ATGCGAATTATTCCAGCTATTGATATTATCGACGGAAAATGCGTCCGTCTGTCGAAAGGTGATTACAGAACAAAAAAAATATATAACGAAAATCCTCTAGAAGTTGCCAAAGAATTTGAAAGTTTCGGAATAAAATATCTTCATTTGGTTGATTTGGATGGTGCAAAATCTAAACATATTGTCAACCAAAAAGTTCTTGAAAATATAGCCCGAGAAACGTCTTTACAAATCGACTTTGGAGGTGGTTTGAAAACTATTGAAGATATAGAAATTGCTTTTAATTCAGGCGCAAAGCAAATTACAATTGGAAGTATTGCCGTTCAAAATCCTGAGTTTTGTTTTAGTTTAATTGAGAAATATGGTTCTGAGAAAATTATTTTAGGAGCTGATTGTGAGAACAGAAAAATAAAAACTTCAGGTTGGCTGGAAGAAAGCAATCAAGATGTGATTGATTTTATTCTTGGCTATCAGAAAAAAGGAATTAAAAATGTGATCTGCACCGATATTTCAAAAGATGGAATGTTGGAAGGTGCTTCAGAAGATTTGTACAAAGAAATTTTAGATAAAACAAAAATTCAGCTTATTGCAAGTGGTGGAATTTCGGGTATTGAAGATGTTTACAAAATGAAAGAAATCGGATGCAGTGGAACCATTATCGGGAAAGCGATTTATGAAGGAAGAATTTCATTGAAACAACTGGAGAGTTTTGTTTAA
- the hisIE gene encoding bifunctional phosphoribosyl-AMP cyclohydrolase/phosphoribosyl-ATP diphosphatase HisIE, with amino-acid sequence MKIDFNKTDGLVPVIIQDDRTLQVLMLGYMNEEAFEKTKKEKMVTFFSRSKNRLWTKGEESGNFLTVKSIDTDCDNDTILIKAIPTNTVCHTGSFSCFGEKDVKGFLYELEEKISQRIDDKVEDSYTYSLFQRGINKIAQKVGEEAVELVIEAKDNNDDLFKNEAADLLYHFLILLKAKNVQLEDIEKVLLTRNK; translated from the coding sequence ATGAAAATAGATTTTAATAAAACGGATGGACTTGTTCCTGTCATCATTCAGGACGATAGAACTTTACAGGTTTTAATGTTGGGTTATATGAATGAAGAAGCTTTTGAAAAAACAAAAAAAGAAAAAATGGTCACGTTTTTTAGTCGCTCAAAAAACAGACTTTGGACAAAAGGCGAGGAGTCAGGAAATTTTTTAACCGTAAAAAGTATTGATACAGATTGCGATAACGATACCATTTTAATTAAAGCGATTCCCACAAATACCGTTTGCCACACGGGAAGCTTCAGTTGTTTTGGAGAAAAAGATGTTAAAGGATTTTTATATGAATTAGAAGAAAAAATCAGCCAGCGAATTGATGATAAAGTTGAAGATTCTTATACCTATTCTTTATTTCAAAGAGGTATAAATAAAATAGCTCAAAAAGTAGGAGAGGAAGCAGTAGAATTGGTGATAGAAGCTAAAGATAATAACGACGATTTATTTAAAAATGAAGCTGCGGATTTACTTTATCACTTTTTAATTTTATTGAAAGCTAAGAATGTACAGTTAGAAGATATTGAAAAAGTTCTTTTAACCAGAAACAAATAA
- the hisF gene encoding imidazole glycerol phosphate synthase subunit HisF, which produces MLKKRIIPCLDIKDGTTVKGINFEGLRNAGDPIELAKKYENEGADELVFLDITATIEERKTFAELVKNIAKELSIPFTVGGGISSVKDVRKLLEAGADKISINSSAVKDPKLISDLAKEFGSQCIVVAIDTKFVDHSDCVFVKGGREISDLRTLDWAIKVEELGAGEILLTSMDGDGTKNGFDLRITKLISENVNIPVISSGGAGKTEDFENVFNQTKATGALAASIFHFGEIKINNLKSELKTKNITVR; this is translated from the coding sequence ATGCTTAAAAAAAGAATCATTCCATGCTTGGATATAAAAGACGGAACTACGGTAAAAGGAATCAACTTTGAAGGCTTGAGAAATGCTGGAGATCCAATAGAATTGGCAAAAAAATATGAAAATGAAGGTGCTGATGAATTGGTATTTCTCGACATTACCGCAACAATCGAAGAACGAAAAACTTTCGCTGAATTGGTGAAAAACATTGCCAAAGAGCTCAGTATTCCATTCACTGTTGGAGGTGGGATTTCTTCTGTGAAAGATGTAAGAAAACTTTTGGAAGCCGGAGCAGATAAGATTAGTATTAATTCTTCTGCGGTAAAAGATCCAAAACTGATTTCTGATTTGGCTAAAGAGTTTGGAAGTCAATGTATCGTTGTTGCCATAGATACAAAATTTGTTGATCATTCAGATTGTGTTTTTGTAAAAGGAGGAAGGGAAATCTCGGATTTAAGAACTTTAGATTGGGCTATAAAAGTAGAAGAATTAGGAGCTGGAGAAATCCTTTTAACCTCAATGGATGGAGACGGAACCAAAAATGGTTTCGATTTAAGGATCACAAAATTAATTTCTGAAAACGTAAATATTCCCGTAATTTCTTCGGGTGGCGCAGGAAAAACTGAAGATTTTGAAAACGTTTTTAATCAAACCAAAGCAACAGGAGCTTTAGCAGCAAGCATTTTTCACTTTGGAGAAATTAAAATTAATAATTTAAAAAGTGAATTAAAAACTAAAAATATTACGGTAAGATGA